A genomic region of Clavibacter michiganensis subsp. insidiosus contains the following coding sequences:
- a CDS encoding endonuclease/exonuclease/phosphatase family protein yields the protein MLVVTWPQLLGLEQTYLVAHAVAIRGGLVAAAAAVLVLALVLCLVIRPGRRLLGSIAVLLVVFIGANSAVLATRGLGDTAFQEPQDDDVTVLSWNTLGGATGARAVADLAIESGADVITLPETREETGAEIAVLMRDAGRPMWVRTAAFDDVAAARSTTILISAAYGDYRMDESRGTTSVLPTVIMEPVDGNGPVIMAVHPVSPIPEQMDNWRADLAWLGKRCDEGNVIIAGDFNATLDHMSRYGGTPTERDQVTDLGQCVDAARASGNGAVGTWPTGLPALLGTPIDHIMATPGWAVTGFRVVEDRDGAGSDHRPVIAQLTPLR from the coding sequence ATGCTCGTCGTCACCTGGCCGCAGCTGCTGGGCCTGGAGCAGACGTACCTCGTCGCCCACGCCGTCGCCATCCGCGGGGGCCTCGTCGCCGCGGCGGCCGCCGTGCTCGTGCTGGCCCTCGTCCTCTGCCTCGTGATCCGCCCCGGCCGCCGCCTGCTCGGCAGCATCGCCGTGCTGCTCGTGGTCTTCATCGGCGCCAACTCGGCCGTGCTCGCCACGCGCGGTCTCGGCGACACCGCGTTCCAGGAGCCGCAGGACGACGACGTCACCGTGCTGTCGTGGAACACGCTCGGCGGGGCGACGGGGGCTCGCGCGGTCGCGGACCTCGCCATCGAGTCCGGGGCCGACGTCATCACGCTCCCCGAGACGCGCGAGGAGACCGGCGCGGAGATCGCCGTCCTGATGCGCGACGCGGGCCGGCCGATGTGGGTCCGCACCGCCGCGTTCGACGACGTGGCCGCCGCCCGCTCCACCACCATCCTCATCAGCGCGGCCTACGGCGACTACCGGATGGACGAGTCGCGCGGCACCACGAGCGTGCTGCCCACGGTCATCATGGAGCCGGTCGACGGGAACGGCCCCGTCATCATGGCCGTGCATCCCGTCTCCCCCATCCCCGAGCAGATGGACAACTGGCGCGCCGACCTCGCGTGGCTCGGGAAGCGCTGCGACGAGGGCAACGTGATCATCGCGGGCGACTTCAACGCGACGCTCGACCACATGAGCCGCTACGGCGGCACGCCCACCGAGCGCGACCAGGTCACCGACCTCGGGCAGTGCGTCGACGCGGCGCGCGCCTCGGGGAACGGCGCGGTCGGCACCTGGCCCACGGGCCTCCCCGCGCTGCTCGGCACCCCGATCGACCACATCATGGCGACGCCCGGCTGGGCGGTCACGGGCTTCCGCGTCGTCGAGGACCGCGACGGCGCCGGGAGCGACCACCGGCCGGTGATCGCGCAGCTGACCCCGCTCCGCTGA
- a CDS encoding aminopeptidase P family protein gives MAENTDTASETAPADIAADPAAPLATTETAAPAVTAPAVTAPGTGDAPVPRATSNRSTTPASTAFSDFVSTNWADREEVDPPARAQAPFAADRRRRLSALHVGTRLVIPAGRLKQRSNDTDFPFRAHSAFAHLTGWGADSEPGAVLVLEPVAGESAADGSAHAATLYFRERAGRDSDEFYANAEIGEFWIGPCPSLRQVAADLGIATAPLADVDAAIAAGGPVRVIREADPALAARVDEARAAATADDDASDQDPADGDALLARDASELRLVKDDYEIAQMREAVDTTGRGFSDVIADMPAVVAHARGERVVEGVFNARARADGNAVGYDTIAASGPHACILHWTRNDGRVVPGDLILIDAGVELDSLYTADITRTLPVSGTFTDVQREVYEAVREAADAALAIVRPGIRFREVHAAAMQVIARKVADWGMLPVTAEEALEADNQHHRRYMVHGTSHHLGLDVHDCAQARRDMYIDGIVEAGMVFTIEPGLYFQPDDLTAPERFRGIGVRIEDDILVTRDGAENLSAGIPRTADEVEAWMAGRA, from the coding sequence ATGGCCGAGAACACCGACACCGCGTCCGAGACCGCCCCCGCCGACATCGCCGCCGACCCGGCCGCGCCGCTGGCCACGACCGAGACCGCGGCTCCCGCCGTGACCGCGCCCGCCGTGACCGCGCCCGGAACCGGCGACGCCCCCGTCCCCCGCGCCACCTCCAACCGCAGCACCACGCCCGCGAGCACCGCGTTCAGCGACTTCGTGTCCACGAACTGGGCCGACCGCGAGGAGGTCGACCCGCCGGCCCGCGCGCAGGCGCCCTTCGCCGCCGACCGCCGCCGCCGCCTCTCCGCCCTGCACGTCGGCACGCGCCTCGTGATCCCCGCGGGCCGCCTCAAGCAGCGCAGCAACGACACGGACTTCCCGTTCCGCGCCCACTCGGCCTTCGCGCACCTCACCGGCTGGGGCGCCGACAGCGAGCCCGGCGCCGTGCTGGTGCTCGAGCCCGTGGCCGGGGAATCCGCCGCGGACGGCTCCGCGCACGCGGCCACCCTCTACTTCCGCGAGCGCGCCGGCCGCGACAGCGACGAGTTCTACGCCAACGCCGAGATCGGCGAGTTCTGGATCGGCCCGTGCCCCTCGCTCCGCCAGGTCGCCGCCGACCTCGGTATCGCCACCGCGCCGCTCGCCGACGTCGACGCCGCCATCGCCGCGGGAGGCCCCGTGCGCGTGATCCGCGAGGCCGACCCCGCCCTCGCCGCCCGCGTCGACGAGGCCCGCGCCGCCGCGACCGCCGACGACGATGCGAGCGACCAGGACCCCGCCGACGGCGACGCCCTCCTCGCCCGCGACGCCTCCGAGCTGCGCCTCGTCAAGGACGACTACGAGATCGCCCAGATGCGCGAGGCCGTCGACACCACCGGCCGCGGCTTCTCCGACGTCATCGCCGACATGCCCGCCGTGGTCGCGCACGCACGCGGCGAGCGCGTCGTCGAGGGCGTCTTCAACGCGCGCGCCCGGGCCGACGGCAACGCGGTCGGCTACGACACCATCGCGGCATCCGGCCCGCACGCCTGCATCCTGCACTGGACCCGGAACGACGGCCGCGTGGTGCCCGGCGACCTGATCCTCATCGACGCCGGCGTCGAGCTCGACAGCCTGTACACGGCCGACATCACCCGCACGCTCCCCGTCTCGGGCACCTTCACCGACGTGCAGCGCGAGGTCTACGAGGCCGTGCGCGAGGCGGCCGACGCCGCCCTCGCGATCGTGCGCCCCGGGATCCGCTTCCGCGAGGTGCACGCCGCCGCGATGCAGGTCATCGCGCGCAAGGTCGCCGACTGGGGCATGCTCCCGGTCACCGCCGAGGAGGCGCTCGAGGCCGACAACCAGCACCACCGCCGCTACATGGTCCACGGCACCAGCCACCACCTCGGCCTCGACGTGCACGACTGCGCGCAGGCGCGCCGCGACATGTACATCGACGGGATCGTCGAGGCCGGCATGGTCTTCACGATCGAGCCGGGCCTGTACTTCCAGCCCGACGACCTCACGGCGCCGGAGCGCTTCCGCGGCATCGGCGTCCGCATCGAGGACGACATCCTCGTGACGCGGGACGGCGCCGAGAACCTGTCCGCGGGGATCCCCCGCACGGCCGACGAGGTCGAGGCGTGGATGGCCGGGCGGGCCTAG
- a CDS encoding general stress protein: MTNPLLGRSSRARMPKLPKGEPVATYETYDEAQKAVVTLAEADFPVTQVSIVGNELTSVERVTGKLTSARAAVAGAASGAWLGLFLGLVTFLFSTAPNFSFVVGAVIIGVGFGAIYGIVSYSITRRRRDFTSVMQVTATSYSVVVEPDSMHRARNVLGIGGVGTSVSGEPVITTPPPPVSRPVGPYGERVPEPGASDAPEPTAPPTSTDRPVGEQGATGA, encoded by the coding sequence GTGACCAACCCCCTCCTCGGACGCTCCTCCCGTGCCCGCATGCCGAAGCTGCCGAAGGGGGAGCCCGTCGCCACCTACGAGACGTACGACGAGGCGCAGAAGGCCGTCGTCACGCTCGCCGAGGCGGACTTCCCGGTCACGCAGGTGAGCATCGTGGGCAACGAGCTGACGAGCGTCGAGCGGGTCACGGGCAAGCTCACCTCCGCCCGGGCCGCGGTCGCGGGGGCGGCGAGCGGCGCGTGGCTCGGCCTCTTCCTCGGGCTCGTGACCTTCCTCTTCTCGACCGCGCCGAACTTCTCGTTCGTCGTCGGCGCGGTGATCATCGGGGTCGGCTTCGGCGCCATCTACGGGATCGTCAGCTACAGCATCACGCGCCGCCGTCGGGACTTCACCTCGGTGATGCAGGTCACGGCCACGAGCTACTCCGTGGTCGTCGAGCCGGACTCGATGCACCGGGCGCGGAACGTGCTCGGCATCGGCGGGGTCGGCACGTCGGTCTCCGGCGAGCCCGTGATCACCACGCCGCCGCCGCCCGTCTCGCGGCCCGTCGGCCCGTACGGCGAGCGCGTGCCCGAGCCCGGTGCGTCCGACGCCCCCGAGCCCACCGCGCCCCCGACGTCGACCGACCGGCCCGTGGGCGAGCAGGGCGCGACCGGAGCCTGA
- a CDS encoding magnesium transporter MgtE N-terminal domain-containing protein — translation MSASRVFVARLAGCSVFDPAGDRVGRVRDVLVVYRKDDPPRVVGLIVEIPGKRRVFLSIGRVTSIGSGQIITTGLINLRRFEQRGGEVRVIAEILGRRVSMRDGSGTAVIEDVAIEESGQAEWEVSQLFCRRPRTSPSPFAKGATIFATWEEVAELQDDGVAQSASQFLAAYSDLLPADLANTLLDLPQARRLEVAEELPDARLADVLEEMPEAEQVEIMATLDDDRAADVLDQMQPDDAADLIAQLSDERGETLLELMQPEEADDVRMLLSYAPDTAGGLMTTDPVIVSGDATVAEGLALIRRHELAPTLGAAVCVTLPPYEPPTGRFLGMVHFQRMLRYPPHERLGTLLDQGLEPVRADTSAAEVSRIMASYNLVSVPVVDENHRLVGVVTIDDVLDHLLPDDWRSADAERETRKRATARFHGTATAAIPTAGPVRGRRIPRGTAE, via the coding sequence GTGAGCGCCTCCCGAGTCTTCGTCGCCCGGCTCGCCGGGTGCAGCGTGTTCGACCCCGCAGGAGACCGCGTCGGGCGCGTCCGCGACGTGCTCGTCGTCTACCGCAAGGACGATCCGCCGCGCGTCGTGGGCCTCATCGTCGAGATCCCCGGCAAGCGCCGCGTGTTCCTCTCCATCGGACGCGTCACCAGCATCGGCTCGGGGCAGATCATCACCACCGGCCTCATCAACCTGCGCCGCTTCGAGCAGCGCGGCGGCGAGGTGCGGGTCATCGCCGAGATCCTCGGGCGTCGCGTGAGCATGCGCGACGGATCCGGCACCGCCGTCATCGAGGACGTCGCCATCGAGGAGTCCGGCCAGGCCGAGTGGGAGGTGTCGCAGCTCTTCTGCCGCCGCCCGCGCACGAGCCCCTCCCCCTTCGCCAAGGGCGCGACCATCTTCGCCACGTGGGAGGAGGTCGCCGAGCTGCAGGACGACGGCGTCGCCCAGTCCGCCTCGCAGTTCCTCGCCGCCTACTCCGACCTGCTGCCCGCCGACCTCGCCAACACCCTGCTCGACCTGCCCCAGGCGCGTCGCCTCGAGGTCGCCGAGGAGCTGCCGGACGCGCGCCTGGCCGACGTGCTCGAGGAGATGCCCGAGGCCGAGCAGGTCGAGATCATGGCCACGCTCGACGACGACCGCGCGGCCGACGTGCTCGACCAGATGCAGCCCGACGACGCGGCCGACCTCATCGCGCAGCTGTCGGACGAGCGCGGCGAGACCCTCCTCGAGCTGATGCAGCCGGAGGAGGCGGACGACGTCCGCATGCTCCTCAGCTACGCGCCCGACACCGCGGGCGGCCTCATGACCACGGATCCCGTCATCGTCTCGGGGGACGCGACCGTCGCCGAGGGCCTCGCGCTCATCCGGCGTCACGAGCTCGCTCCGACGCTGGGTGCCGCCGTGTGCGTCACGCTGCCGCCGTACGAGCCGCCCACGGGCCGCTTCCTCGGCATGGTGCACTTCCAGCGGATGCTGCGCTACCCGCCGCACGAGCGCCTCGGCACCCTGCTCGACCAGGGCCTGGAACCGGTGCGCGCGGACACGAGCGCGGCCGAGGTGTCGCGCATCATGGCGAGCTACAACCTCGTCTCCGTGCCCGTGGTGGACGAGAACCACCGCCTGGTCGGCGTCGTCACCATCGACGACGTGCTCGACCACCTCCTGCCGGACGACTGGCGCAGCGCCGACGCGGAACGCGAGACCCGCAAGCGGGCCACCGCCCGCTTCCACGGCACGGCAACGGCCGCCATCCCCACCGCAGGACCCGTACGAGGACGGAGGATCCCCCGTGGCACGGCAGAGTAA
- a CDS encoding DUF1003 domain-containing protein has product MARQSNRDVRLDAPKGLRTTVLPLRNRASRDRFGRFTESIARGMGTPWFLVGLTLFCVAWIGYNTYGPESARFDSAALGFTALTLILSLQASYAAPLILLAQNRQDDRDRVQIEQDRQRAERNVADVEYLAREVVSLRLQMKDVASKDFIRAELRQLLEELDRRDDPEADDAEGEGRRRTHAR; this is encoded by the coding sequence GTGGCACGGCAGAGTAACCGCGACGTCCGGCTGGACGCGCCCAAGGGCCTCCGCACGACCGTCCTCCCGCTGCGCAACCGCGCGAGCCGCGACCGGTTCGGCCGCTTCACCGAGTCCATCGCCCGCGGCATGGGCACGCCGTGGTTCCTCGTGGGCCTCACGCTCTTCTGCGTCGCGTGGATCGGCTACAACACGTACGGGCCGGAGTCCGCGCGCTTCGACTCCGCGGCGCTCGGCTTCACCGCGCTCACGCTGATCCTGTCGCTGCAGGCCTCCTACGCCGCCCCGCTCATCCTGCTCGCGCAGAACCGGCAGGACGACCGCGACCGCGTGCAGATCGAGCAGGACCGCCAGCGCGCCGAGCGCAACGTGGCCGACGTCGAGTACCTCGCCCGCGAGGTCGTGTCGCTCCGGCTGCAGATGAAGGACGTCGCCTCGAAGGACTTCATCCGCGCGGAGCTCCGCCAGCTCCTCGAGGAGCTCGACCGCCGCGACGACCCCGAGGCGGACGACGCCGAGGGCGAGGGCCGCCGCAGGACGCATGCCCGCTGA
- a CDS encoding Mrp/NBP35 family ATP-binding protein: MPAEAAGPGPLTADDVRRALARVVDPEIRRPITELDMVSDVRIADGGVAHVDIALTIVGCPAATSIERDVRETVEAVPGVARLVLTVGVMSPERRRALTERLRGPAAQRGIPFGPDSLTRVYAVTSGKGGVGKSTLTANLAVALASKGLAVGLVDADVHGFSIPGILGLVGADGRTAQPTRVGDMILPPVAHGVKVISIGMFLDPDATGGTAVSWRGPMLHRTIQQFLTDVFFGDLDMLLLDLPPGTGDVAITVGQLLPHAEVLVVTTPQPAAADVAERSGLVARQTGQRVAGVVENMAGFAQPDGSVLELFGAGGGAEVARRLSAGQDEEVPLLASVPLSMSLREGGDAGAPLVLAAPGDPAAVQILRVADHLASRGRGLAGRRLGLSVS, encoded by the coding sequence ATGCCCGCTGAGGCCGCGGGCCCGGGGCCATTGACCGCGGATGACGTGCGGCGGGCGCTCGCCCGCGTGGTGGATCCCGAGATCCGCCGTCCCATCACCGAGCTCGACATGGTCTCGGACGTGCGGATCGCGGACGGCGGCGTGGCGCACGTGGACATCGCCCTGACGATCGTCGGCTGCCCGGCCGCGACCTCCATCGAGCGCGACGTGCGGGAGACCGTCGAGGCCGTCCCCGGCGTCGCGCGGCTCGTCCTTACGGTCGGGGTGATGAGCCCGGAGCGGCGCCGCGCGCTCACCGAGCGCCTCCGGGGTCCGGCCGCCCAGCGCGGCATCCCCTTCGGCCCGGACAGCCTCACGCGCGTCTACGCGGTGACGAGCGGCAAGGGCGGCGTCGGCAAGTCCACGCTCACGGCCAACCTCGCGGTCGCGCTCGCGTCGAAGGGCCTCGCGGTGGGCCTCGTCGACGCGGACGTGCACGGGTTCTCGATCCCGGGGATCCTCGGCCTGGTGGGCGCCGACGGGCGCACGGCCCAGCCCACCCGGGTGGGCGACATGATCCTGCCGCCCGTCGCGCACGGCGTGAAGGTCATCTCCATCGGCATGTTCCTCGATCCCGACGCGACCGGCGGCACGGCCGTCTCGTGGCGCGGGCCCATGCTCCACCGCACGATCCAGCAGTTCCTCACCGACGTCTTCTTCGGCGACCTCGACATGCTGCTGCTCGACCTGCCGCCCGGCACGGGCGACGTCGCGATCACGGTGGGCCAGCTGCTGCCCCACGCCGAGGTGCTCGTCGTCACGACGCCGCAGCCGGCCGCCGCCGACGTGGCCGAGCGCAGCGGCCTGGTCGCGCGGCAGACGGGCCAGCGCGTGGCCGGCGTCGTCGAGAACATGGCCGGGTTCGCCCAGCCCGATGGATCCGTGCTCGAGCTCTTCGGCGCGGGCGGGGGCGCCGAGGTCGCGCGTCGGCTGTCCGCGGGGCAGGACGAGGAGGTGCCGCTCCTCGCGAGCGTGCCGCTGAGCATGTCGCTCCGCGAGGGCGGCGATGCGGGGGCACCGCTCGTGCTGGCCGCGCCCGGGGATCCCGCCGCGGTGCAGATCCTGCGCGTCGCGGACCACCTGGCCTCGCGCGGTCGAGGTCTCGCCGGCCGGCGCCTGGGCCTCTCCGTCTCCTAG
- a CDS encoding LysR family transcriptional regulator — protein sequence MDIRRLELLRELADRGSVGAVARAAGRTPSAVSQQLKVLEREAGVPLTERSGRGIVLTDAGRALARTATDIAVAVARAEALWEDFRHQPSGEVTLATFPTAAQMLLPGLLDRVAGIPDLTLRASDRDPTSAAFADLTADFDVVIAHSLAGAGTWRGLGLVIVPLMVEPLDVAVPAGHRLAGRASVSPADLSGEPWIGVPQGLPFDRILLDIEQAVGAPARVVQRFSDTRITESLVGSGHGIALLPRYTAGEHDGVVVKRLSGVTSKRHLHVLLRPDRAERPSVRAVVDALREEAKAVDARFSGTG from the coding sequence ATGGACATCCGCCGCCTCGAGCTCCTCCGCGAGCTCGCCGACCGCGGCAGCGTGGGCGCCGTCGCCCGCGCCGCCGGCCGCACGCCGTCGGCCGTCTCGCAGCAGCTCAAGGTGCTCGAGCGCGAGGCCGGCGTGCCGCTCACCGAGCGCTCCGGGCGCGGGATCGTGCTGACCGACGCCGGCCGCGCTCTCGCCCGGACGGCGACCGACATCGCCGTGGCCGTCGCCCGCGCCGAGGCGCTGTGGGAGGACTTCCGCCACCAGCCGTCCGGCGAGGTCACGCTCGCCACGTTCCCCACCGCGGCGCAGATGCTGCTGCCCGGCCTGCTCGACCGCGTCGCCGGGATCCCCGACCTCACGCTGCGCGCCAGCGACCGGGATCCGACCTCCGCCGCGTTCGCGGACCTGACCGCCGACTTCGACGTCGTCATCGCCCACTCGCTCGCGGGCGCGGGCACCTGGCGCGGGCTCGGCCTCGTGATCGTGCCGCTCATGGTGGAGCCGCTCGACGTTGCCGTGCCCGCTGGCCACCGCCTCGCCGGCCGGGCCTCGGTGAGCCCCGCGGACCTCAGCGGCGAGCCGTGGATCGGCGTCCCGCAGGGCCTCCCCTTCGACCGGATCCTCCTCGACATCGAGCAGGCCGTGGGCGCGCCGGCGCGCGTGGTCCAGCGCTTCAGCGACACGCGCATCACGGAGTCGCTCGTCGGGTCCGGGCACGGGATCGCGCTGCTGCCCCGCTACACCGCGGGCGAGCACGACGGCGTCGTGGTCAAGCGGCTGTCGGGCGTCACGTCGAAGCGGCACCTGCACGTGCTGCTCCGGCCGGACCGCGCGGAGCGGCCATCGGTGCGGGCGGTCGTGGACGCGCTCCGCGAGGAGGCGAAGGCGGTGGACGCACGCTTCAGCGGGACCGGGTGA
- a CDS encoding translocase — protein MFGLTFEKLMLIGIIAVFLLGPERLPVYTQKLADLVKAARRMATGARERMRDELGPEFDEVDWKKLDPRQYDPRRIIKEALFEDEPVVTKPRVPVETTIARRQRLEREAAAASAQPAPFDAEAT, from the coding sequence ATGTTCGGCCTGACGTTCGAGAAGCTGATGCTCATCGGCATCATCGCCGTGTTCCTGCTCGGCCCCGAGCGGCTGCCGGTCTACACCCAGAAGCTCGCCGACCTGGTGAAGGCCGCGCGCCGCATGGCGACCGGCGCCCGGGAGCGCATGCGCGACGAGCTGGGACCGGAGTTCGACGAGGTCGACTGGAAGAAGCTCGACCCGCGCCAGTACGACCCGCGCCGCATCATCAAGGAGGCGCTCTTCGAGGACGAGCCCGTCGTCACCAAGCCGCGCGTGCCCGTCGAGACCACCATCGCCCGCCGGCAGCGGCTGGAGCGCGAGGCGGCCGCCGCGTCCGCGCAGCCCGCGCCGTTCGACGCCGAGGCCACCTGA
- a CDS encoding O-methyltransferase, with protein MSDQETGWKFAEDVVVEDEHIALARQHSRELGIEAVSPAVGAQLSLLAAATRATSVIEIGTGAGVSGLCIFRGAPRAVLTSIDLEFDHQQAAREILADAEVPANRVRLITGRALDVLPRMSDASYDLVLVDADPAQVIEYVEHGLRLARTGGLVLVPHALWRGRVQNPAARDAQTAAFRTLVQETAGSGAVVASLSPAGDGLLQIAKTGR; from the coding sequence GTGTCCGACCAGGAGACCGGGTGGAAGTTCGCCGAGGATGTCGTCGTGGAGGACGAGCACATCGCCCTGGCGCGCCAGCACTCCCGCGAGCTCGGCATCGAAGCCGTCTCCCCCGCCGTCGGCGCGCAGCTCTCGCTCCTGGCCGCGGCCACGCGCGCCACCAGCGTCATCGAGATCGGCACGGGCGCCGGCGTCTCGGGCCTCTGCATCTTCCGCGGCGCGCCGCGGGCGGTGCTCACCAGCATCGACCTGGAGTTCGACCACCAGCAGGCCGCGCGCGAGATCCTCGCGGACGCCGAGGTGCCCGCCAACCGCGTGCGCCTCATCACGGGTCGCGCGCTCGACGTGCTGCCGCGCATGAGCGACGCGAGCTACGACCTCGTGCTCGTGGACGCGGATCCCGCCCAGGTCATCGAGTACGTCGAGCACGGCTTGCGCCTCGCCCGCACGGGCGGCCTGGTGCTCGTGCCGCACGCCCTCTGGCGCGGCCGCGTGCAGAACCCGGCGGCGCGCGACGCGCAGACGGCGGCGTTCCGCACGCTCGTGCAGGAGACCGCGGGCTCCGGCGCGGTCGTGGCGTCGCTCTCGCCCGCCGGCGACGGCCTGCTGCAGAT